A portion of the Myripristis murdjan chromosome 13, fMyrMur1.1, whole genome shotgun sequence genome contains these proteins:
- the LOC115370243 gene encoding T-cell surface glycoprotein CD3 gamma chain encodes MFSSFFPISPTAFVCADGDPKFAVKQNADSITLTCPDPKHAVFKKEKDLGKSPKIEYKDENSGEYTCKAPSDENDGDKIYVKFRTCDNCVEMDGATIAGMVVGEVLATAMIGWAVYLLASCSRPLSAPAADKKASDRQRLIPHETGGRAGNDLYQGLRPTQKDEYDVLRR; translated from the exons atgttttcatctttctttccaATTTCTCCAACAGCTTTTGTCTGTGCTGATGGAG ATCCCAAATTTGCAGTAAAGCAGAATGCTGATAGCATCACACTGACCTGCCCTGATCCCAAACacgctgtttttaaaaaagagaaagatttGGGCAAATCCCCCAAGATAGAATACAAGGATGAGAATTCAGGGGAGTACACATGCAAG GCGCCTTCTGATGAGAATGACGGGGACAAAATCTATGTGAAATTTCGGA cctgTGACAACTGTGTAGAAATGGATGGGGCCACAATAGCAGGCATGGTTGTAGGAGAAGTGTTGGCTACAGCCATGATAGGATGGGCTGTTTACCTTCTTGCCTCTTGTTCTCGGCCCCTCAGCGCACCAGCTGCCGACAAGAAAg cttctgaCAGGCAGCGGCTCATTCCACACGAGACCGGCGGCAGAGCTGGCAACGACCTGTACCAG GGTCTGAGACCGACTCAGAAGGACGAGTACGATGTGCTCAGAAGATAG
- the tmem25 gene encoding transmembrane protein 25 — protein MLQWASMECVCLRRWGSHTAVLFLHTLAWSWIGAIEPVPKIDGRHRSALTMQENTTHKFSCQSDGWHPRAPPTLTWYLNGEQQSEPSPNRGRLVMTSQEESEVMRPRARHNSTFSLRANKWDRELVCTASNPRTGESYNATVTLNIQFLPEILRVNAHYSETADAGLSLVLFALVRSNPPATISFVDQSGQLVANTSDFLILDSRSYPWLTNHTLRVTLSSHSGNVSLNASNSVGAVQSNLTLAEFLQSRVEVPMVGIVTGGAMAFMALLILSLIVLCLMQKNKSKIIEEPVEILMTKKSNSANLKTENVDKAYLPRENMSLPSNMQLNDLSALRKAREVAQQNSVEERRIEEEEDLSVAYAARGFARYPMVGYIYKVNSTSSEEIWL, from the exons atgctccAGTGGGCCagtatggagtgtgtgtgcctgaggcGGTGGGGTTCACATACTGCTGTCCTGTTCCTTCACACACTGGCCTGGTCCTGGATAG GTGCAATTGAACCCGTGCCCAAAATCGACGGACGGCACCGGTCGGCTCTCACAATGCAGGAAAACACGACACACAAGTTCAGCTGCCAGTCAGACGGCTGGCATCCCCGTGCCCCACCCACACTGACCTGGTACCTCAACGGGGAGCAGCAGAGCGAGCCATCACCGAACCGCGGGCGCctggtgatgacatcacaggaggaGTCTGAGGTCATGAGGCCCAGGGCCCGTCACAACAGCACCTTCTCTCTGCGGGCCAACAAGTGGGACCGAGAGCTGGTGTGTACCGCCTCGAACCCCAGGACAGGAGAGAGCTACAATGCCACGGTCACACTCAACATTcagt TCCTGCCGGAGATCCTCAGAGTCAACGCTCATTACAGTGAGACCGCAGACGCCGGCCTCTCCTTGGTGCTCTTCGCCTTGGTTCGATCCAACCCACCTGCCACCATCAGCTTCGTGGACCAGTCCGGCCAGCTGGTGGCCAACACCTCCGACTTCCTCATCCTGGACTCGCGAAGCTACCCCTGGCTGACCAATCACACGCTGAGGGTCACGCTCAGCAGCCATTCAGGGAATGTGTCGCTGAACGCCAGCAACAGTGTTGGAGCGGTGCAGAGCAACCTCACACTGGCAG agttTCTGCAGTCTCGCGTTGAGGTGCCGATGGTGGGAATAGTGACAGGAGGAGCTATGGCCTTCATggccctcctcatcctcagtcTGATAGTGCTCTGCCTCATGCAAAAGAACAAGAGCAAGATCATCG aGGAGCCAGTGGAGATTCTGATGACCAAAAAAAG CAACTCAGCCAACCTGAAGACGGAGAATGTTGATAAGGCCTACCTCCCCAGAGAGAATATGTCTCTGCCTTCCAACATGCAGCTCAATGACCTCAGTGCTTTGCGGAAAG cGCGGGAGGTCGCCCAGCAGAACAgcgtggaggagaggaggatagaggaggaggaagatctgTCTGTTGCCTACGCCGCCCGAG GGTTTGCCCGGTACCCAATGGTGGGCTACATCTATAAGGTGAACAGCACAAGCAGTGAAGAAATCTGGCTTTGA